The genome window CGCTTCGGGCGCTTCAATCATGGGATTTTCCGCTTCGGACATGAAATCTTTAATCCTTGGATTCGCCCCGGCATATGGAATGAACAGGGCGAATCGATGTTGGGGACGAGCCGAGAACAGCCTTTCTCAAGGCATCGTTTTTTGGAGGGAAAGCACCTCAGGCGCAAAGGCGTCGCTTAAATTCTCATCGGCATGATGAGATAGCGGAAGCTTGAGGATTCCGGCATCGTGACCAGGACGCTCTTCGGCGTGGGAGCAAAATGGAAGTCCACTTCGGAATTCTTCAGATTGGTGAGAAGCTCAATCATGTAGAGCAGATTGAAGCCAATGTCGAGTTCCCCCCATGTCCAAGGAGCATGAACCGTCTGACTAGCTTCTTCTTGCTCGGCGTTATTGCCTTGAATGAGGAGCTGACCTTCCTTGAAAAGCCATCGCATGCCGTGAAATTTTTCATTGGTAAGAATCTGCACCCGGCGAAGCGCCAGAAGAAGTTCTTCACGATTGAGGCGCACGCACTGCGGATTAGTATCTTCTGTCGGCATGACACGTTGATAATCCGGGAACTTTCCTTCAATCAACTTGGAAATGAATTCCACATTACCGAATTTGAAGCAGATCTGCGTATCACCCAGATTGACCACAACCGGTGAATCATCTTCAGGGAGGATGCGCATCAGCTCGCGCACGGTCTTGCGGGGAACAATTGCTTCGACCTTTTCATCCTGCATCATGCCGTCCACTACTGCTTCGCAATAGGCGAGACGATGTGTATCCGTCGCTACCGCACGGAGCTTTGAACCCTGGGCAACGAGCAGAACCCCCATCAGATAGTAACGAATGTCCTTTGCCGCCATAGCAAAGGAGGTCATTGTCAGAAGATAGCGAAGGGTTTTAGCGGGCAACGTAAAAGAACTTACCGGCGTCTGGGTTTTAATGATCGGGAAGTCCTCCGGCGGCAGCGTTTGAACTGTAAAACGTCCCCCAGGCACGGAAAAGGCAGCGAGTCCGTCTTCTCCGACATCAATTTCGACAACATCAAGGGGACGAAGAGCTGCAAGAATTTCAGAGGCTTTCTGTGCCGAAACCGTAAAGGTGCCCTCAGTTCCGGAGACGCCGACCGGCGCAGAGGTACGGATCTGAATATCGAGGTCCGTTGTTGAGAAGGTGACGGACTCGTCACTTTGTTCTATCAAAATGTTGCTGATAACAGGCAGGGACTGGTTGCGTTCCACAATGCCCGATACCGTCTTGACGGGTTTGAAGAGATTCTCAACAGGACTGGCAATAAGCTTCATGATCTGACTGGAAAAGCGTAATTAATCGATGTGGTGAGGATGGCAGATCGAGTTCTAGCCGCGGATCATTTGTTCAAGCACATGAATCTCATGATTGAGTTCAGCATTGCTCTGCCGTTCCTGGGTGATTTTACGAACCGCATGCATGACGGTTGTGTGATCTCGGCCCCCAAAATTTTCCCCAATTTCTGGAAGACTATGCTGCGTCAGTTCCTTCGTGAGATACATGGCGATTTGTCTTGGTAAGGCAATGTAGGCAGGTCGGCGCTTTGAGTGCATGTCTGCCACTTTGATCTTGTAGTAGTCAGCCACTGTTTTCTGAATATTCTCAATGGTAATCAGACTGTTGACGACCTGGAACTGATCCCTCAGTACGCGTTTAGCGATATCAATGGTAATTTCGCGCGACGCAGACGGCTGAAACTGCTGATAAGCGACGACCTGCTGAAGGGCGCCTTCGAGTTCACGGACATTGGACTTAAGTCGCTTGGCAATAAAAGCTGCCACTTCATCGGGAAGATTAACGCCCATAGCTTTCGCTTTATTGAGCAGAATAGCTGTTCGCATTTCGAACTCAGGAGGTTCAATAGCTACGGACAGTCCCTGAGAAAGGCGGGAAATCAAGCGAGGTTCAATATCCTTTAGCCCGCGCGTATAAGTATCTGAAGTGATGACGAGCTGCTTGTTGTGTGGGACAAGCGCTTCAAACGCACGGAAGAACTGCCCTTGGGAACCTTTGGCTCCGGAAAGCGACTGAACATCATCAATGAGGAGCAGATCGAGGTTGCGATAGCGCTCATCGAACTTTTCAAGGCTTGCGTGAGTCTTATTAGCAGACTCACGGACGGCTGCCGTGTATTCGTTAATGAAATCCTGAGCAGAGACGCAGCGGACTTTCGCCTTGGGATGTAGATCCAGGTAGCGATGGCCGATGGCCTGCATGAGATGCGTTTTGCCTAGTCCGACCCCACCGTAAATGTACAGAGGGTTGTACTGGGTGCCGGTAGTTGTGGCGACGTGTTCTGCCGCAGCTACAGCAAGTTGATTGGCATTGCCGTTGACATAGTTTTCAAACGTAAGCCCCGGTAAGAGACCGGTTTCCTCACGTCGACGCACCTCGGACTCTGACGTTCCGGCAGAGGGCTTCTGAACTTCCGTGGCCTCTTTCTGAACTGCGATGAGAGAGACGGTTACCGGCTGATCGTCATTGACGTGGGTCGCAATGCGCTGA of Sutterella faecalis contains these proteins:
- the dnaA gene encoding chromosomal replication initiator protein DnaA, producing the protein MQVFWQKCLDNLREFVQSAPKIYDTWFKVINPVAWDPDNGVLTLEAPASKVRFLRDTYLKNIQRIATHVNDDQPVTVSLIAVQKEATEVQKPSAGTSESEVRRREETGLLPGLTFENYVNGNANQLAVAAAEHVATTTGTQYNPLYIYGGVGLGKTHLMQAIGHRYLDLHPKAKVRCVSAQDFINEYTAAVRESANKTHASLEKFDERYRNLDLLLIDDVQSLSGAKGSQGQFFRAFEALVPHNKQLVITSDTYTRGLKDIEPRLISRLSQGLSVAIEPPEFEMRTAILLNKAKAMGVNLPDEVAAFIAKRLKSNVRELEGALQQVVAYQQFQPSASREITIDIAKRVLRDQFQVVNSLITIENIQKTVADYYKIKVADMHSKRRPAYIALPRQIAMYLTKELTQHSLPEIGENFGGRDHTTVMHAVRKITQERQSNAELNHEIHVLEQMIRG
- the dnaN gene encoding DNA polymerase III subunit beta; translation: MKLIASPVENLFKPVKTVSGIVERNQSLPVISNILIEQSDESVTFSTTDLDIQIRTSAPVGVSGTEGTFTVSAQKASEILAALRPLDVVEIDVGEDGLAAFSVPGGRFTVQTLPPEDFPIIKTQTPVSSFTLPAKTLRYLLTMTSFAMAAKDIRYYLMGVLLVAQGSKLRAVATDTHRLAYCEAVVDGMMQDEKVEAIVPRKTVRELMRILPEDDSPVVVNLGDTQICFKFGNVEFISKLIEGKFPDYQRVMPTEDTNPQCVRLNREELLLALRRVQILTNEKFHGMRWLFKEGQLLIQGNNAEQEEASQTVHAPWTWGELDIGFNLLYMIELLTNLKNSEVDFHFAPTPKSVLVTMPESSSFRYLIMPMRI